A region from the Colius striatus isolate bColStr4 chromosome 12, bColStr4.1.hap1, whole genome shotgun sequence genome encodes:
- the SLC25A36 gene encoding solute carrier family 25 member 36 isoform X1 — translation MSQRDTLVHLFAGGCGGTVGAILTCPLEVVKTRLQSSSVTLYISEVHLNTVDGATVNRVTRVSPGPLHCLKMILQKEGPRSLFRGLGPNLVGVAPSRAIYFAAYSNCKEKLNSIFNPDSTQVHMISAGVAGFTAITTTNPIWLVKTRLQLDARNRGEKRMSAFECVRKVYRLDGIKGFYRGMSASYAGISETVIHFVIYESIKRKLLEYKTASSMDNENESAKEASDFVGMMMAAATSKTCATSIAYPHEVVRTRLREEGTKYRSFFQTLSLLVREEGYGSLYRGLTTHLIRQIPNTAIMMSTYEVVVYLLDG, via the exons ATGAGTCAGAGAGACACACTGGTGCACCTTTTTGCAGGCGG GTGTGGAGGTACTGTTGGCGCAATTCTGACATGTCCACTGGAAGTTGTGAAAACACGGTTGCAGTCCTCCTCTGTTACTCTCTACATCTCTGAAGTCCATCTCAACACTGTGGATGGTGCTACTGTCAACCGAGTAACTAGAGTTTCTCCTGGACCTCTCCATTGTTTGAA gaTGATCTTGCAAAAGGAAGGTCCTCGTTCTCTGTTTAGAGGGCTGGGTCCTAATTTAGTTGGCGTTGCTCCTTCCAG agCAATATATTTTGCTGCTTACTCAAACTGCAAGGAAAAGttgaacagtatttttaatCCAGATTCTACCCAGGTACATATGATTTCAGCAGGTGTGGCAG gtTTTACTGCGATCACAACAACTAATCCCATTTGGCTAGTAAAGACACGATTACAGCTTGATGCAAG GAATCGTGGAGAGAAGCGAATGAGTGCTTTTGAATGTGTCCGAAAAGTTTATCGATTGGACGGTATAAAAGGCTTTTACAGAGGAATGTCAGCATCCTACGCAGGCATATCTGAGACTGTTATTCATTTTGTTATTTATGAGAGTATTAAGAGAAAACTTCTGGAATATAAGACTGCTTCTTCCATGGACAATGAGAATGAATCGGCAAAAGAAGCTTCGGACTTTGTTGGAATGATGATGGCTGCTGCCACTTCCAAAACTTGTGCAACGTCAATAGCATATCCCCATG AGGTTGTACGAACAAGACTAAGAGAAGAGGGAACAAAATACAGATCTTTCTTCCAGACACTATCTTTGCTTGTGAGAGAAGAAGGATATGGATCCCTCTACCGAGGTCTAACTACACATCTGATCAGACAGATTCCAAACACGGCTATCATGATGTCAACCTATGAAGTGGTAGTCTACTTGCTGGATGGATAG
- the SLC25A36 gene encoding solute carrier family 25 member 36 isoform X2: MCGGTVGAILTCPLEVVKTRLQSSSVTLYISEVHLNTVDGATVNRVTRVSPGPLHCLKMILQKEGPRSLFRGLGPNLVGVAPSRAIYFAAYSNCKEKLNSIFNPDSTQVHMISAGVAGFTAITTTNPIWLVKTRLQLDARNRGEKRMSAFECVRKVYRLDGIKGFYRGMSASYAGISETVIHFVIYESIKRKLLEYKTASSMDNENESAKEASDFVGMMMAAATSKTCATSIAYPHEVVRTRLREEGTKYRSFFQTLSLLVREEGYGSLYRGLTTHLIRQIPNTAIMMSTYEVVVYLLDG; this comes from the exons AT GTGTGGAGGTACTGTTGGCGCAATTCTGACATGTCCACTGGAAGTTGTGAAAACACGGTTGCAGTCCTCCTCTGTTACTCTCTACATCTCTGAAGTCCATCTCAACACTGTGGATGGTGCTACTGTCAACCGAGTAACTAGAGTTTCTCCTGGACCTCTCCATTGTTTGAA gaTGATCTTGCAAAAGGAAGGTCCTCGTTCTCTGTTTAGAGGGCTGGGTCCTAATTTAGTTGGCGTTGCTCCTTCCAG agCAATATATTTTGCTGCTTACTCAAACTGCAAGGAAAAGttgaacagtatttttaatCCAGATTCTACCCAGGTACATATGATTTCAGCAGGTGTGGCAG gtTTTACTGCGATCACAACAACTAATCCCATTTGGCTAGTAAAGACACGATTACAGCTTGATGCAAG GAATCGTGGAGAGAAGCGAATGAGTGCTTTTGAATGTGTCCGAAAAGTTTATCGATTGGACGGTATAAAAGGCTTTTACAGAGGAATGTCAGCATCCTACGCAGGCATATCTGAGACTGTTATTCATTTTGTTATTTATGAGAGTATTAAGAGAAAACTTCTGGAATATAAGACTGCTTCTTCCATGGACAATGAGAATGAATCGGCAAAAGAAGCTTCGGACTTTGTTGGAATGATGATGGCTGCTGCCACTTCCAAAACTTGTGCAACGTCAATAGCATATCCCCATG AGGTTGTACGAACAAGACTAAGAGAAGAGGGAACAAAATACAGATCTTTCTTCCAGACACTATCTTTGCTTGTGAGAGAAGAAGGATATGGATCCCTCTACCGAGGTCTAACTACACATCTGATCAGACAGATTCCAAACACGGCTATCATGATGTCAACCTATGAAGTGGTAGTCTACTTGCTGGATGGATAG